The genomic region GGACGAAGAGGCCGAAGAGATCTGGGAGATGGCGCTCAAGCTAGAGGGCACCACCCGGGGCACCGGCAAGCACGCCGGGGGCGTGGTGATTGCCCCCACCAAGCTGACCGACTTCTCACCGTTGCTCTGCGATGAAGATGGTTCCGGCTTAGTGGTTCAGTTTGATAAAAACGACATTGAAGAAGCCGGGCTGGTGAAGTTTGACTTCCTCGGTCTGCGTACGCTGACGATTATCGACTGGGCGCTTAAGATGGTCGATAAAGTGCGGGGTGTTAACGGCCAAGAGCCGCTAAACATCGACGCTATTCCGTTAGACGACGGCAAAACCTTCGAGATGCTCAAGCGGGCTGAAACGACCGCCGTCTTCCAGCTGGAATCCCGCGGTATGAAAGAGCTGATCAAGCGTCTGCTGCCGGATTCGCTAGACGATATGATCGCTTTGGTGGCCCTGTTCCGCCCCGGGCCGCTGCAGTCGGGCATGGTCGATGATTTTATTAACCGTAAGCACGGCCGCGCGGAAGTCTCTTATCCACACCCGGATTATCAGCACGAGCTGTTGAAGCCGGTGCTCAGCCCCACCTACGGCATCATCTTGTACCAAGAGCAGGTTATGCAGATTGCTCAGGTGATGGCGGGATACTCGCTGGGGCAGGCGGATATGCTGCGCCGTGCTATGGGTAAGAAAAAGCCTGAAGAGATGGCCAAGCAGCGCGCAGGCTTTATGGAAGGGTGTGCGGCTAACGGCATCGATAAGGATTTAGCGGGCAATATCTTCGATCTGGTAGAAAAGTTTGCGGGCTATGGTTTTAACAAATCCCACTCCGCTGCTTACGCCCTGGTGTCCTATCAAACCGCTTGGCTGAAGGCTCACTACCCAGGGCCGTTTATGGCTGCGGTTATGTCCACGGAAATGGATAACCTGGATAAAGTGGTGCCATTAATTGAAGAGTGCCGCAACCTCAAGCTCACCGTTACCCCGCCGGATGTTAACGTCGGTGGCTACCGGTTCACCGTCGATACCGAGGGCCGTGTGGTGTACGGGCTGGGCGCGATACGTGGTGTCGGTGAAGGGCCGATTGGCGCCATTGTTGAAGCCCGCAATGCGGATGGCCCCTTCAAGGATTTGTTTGATTTCTGTCGCCGCCTAGACCCTAAACGGATGAACAAGCGCACCTTGGAAGCGCTGATTCGATCAGGGGCGCTAGATACGTTAGGGCCTAACAGGGCAGTGCTTGCCGCCGCCATGGAAGACGCCCTAAAAGCTGCGGCCCAAAACCATGCTAACCAGAACCTGGGCATGATGGATATGTTCGGCGAGGCGTTCACAGAGGCTGAGGAGCCGGTAGATCCTTATGCTGAGTATCGCCACGTGCGCGAGTGGACTGACCGCGAGCGGCTCTCAGGGGAAAAAGATACCCTGGGCCTCTACCTGACCGGCCATCCGATTGATGAATATGAGCGGGAGCTAAAGCGTTTTGTCTCTACTCGGATTAGCGACCTAAAACCTTCCCGCGAGCCGCAGCGGGTAGCGGGATTGGTCGTGGCAATGCGCACAATGAAGTCCAAACGCGGCGATACCATGGCGTTTATTACCTTGGATGACCGTACCGGTCGCATCGAAGCGTCGCTGTTTGGTGAGCTGTTCGAACAGTTGCGTGGTCAAATTGAGTCTGATCAGGTGGTGATTGTTGAAGGGGAAGTCTCCAATGATGACTTCTCTGGTGGATTACGCCTGCGCGGCAAAGACGTAACGCCCATGGTGACGGCACGTATACGCTATGGGCAAGCAGTAGAGTTGGCAGTAGATGCCGGTCAGATCAACGGTCGGCTGGTGGAAAGCCTGCGAGAAAGCCTGACTCCCTACCGAGATGAAACAGGCTTACCGGTGCGTTTGCAGTACCGCCATCCAGAGGCGGTGGCGTGGCTGGAGCTGGCCGATGAGTGGAAGGTGTCCCCCAGCGATGACTTGCTGCTAGCGCTGCGCGATGTTCAAGGGCAGGCAGGCGTGCAACTGCGCTATCGCTAGCGCTTGTGGATAGATAGTGCCCGGTTAAATGGCGGTAGGGCGGGTACCCAACTTGCGTGCCAGGGACAGGGTGCGATAATGCTCTTTATTTTCTTATTACATATGCATGCTACTTTGATCAGGCAGAGCCGATGAATCCTAACTACCTCGATTTTGAACAGCCCATTGCGGAACTCCAGGCAAAAATTGAAGAGCTGCGTTTGGTCAGCTCCGATAGCCAGGTGAATCTTTCCGATGAGATCGCTCGGCTGGAAGAGAAAAGCCGCAAGTTAACCGAATCGATCTTCAAGGATTTAACGCCCTGGCAGGTGTCCCAGATTTCCCGCCACCCCCAGCGCCCTTACACGCTGGATTATCTTGAGCATATTTTTACCGATTTTGACGAGCTGCACGGCGATCGTAATTTTGCCGATGACGCGGCACTGGTAGGTGGTATCGCACGCTTAAACGATGCGCCGGTTATGGTTATCGGCCATCAAAAAGGCCGTGATGTTAAAGAGAAAGTGCGCCGCAACTTTGGCATGCCGCGCCCAGAAGGTTATCGTAAAGCCTGCCGTTTAATGGAGATGGCCGAGCGCTTTAAGATGCCGATTCTGACGTTTATCGATACGCCTGGCGCTTACCCGGGTATCGATGCTGAGGAGCGCGGTCAGTCAGAAGCCATTGCGTATAACCTAGCTGTGATGTCGCGACTGAAAACACCGATTATCTCCACTGTCGTTGGTGAGGGTGGCTCTGGAGGCGCGCTTGCAATCGGTGTATGTGATGAGCTGCATATGCTGCAGTACTCTACCTACTCGGTAATCTCACCCGAAGGCTGCGCGTCTATCCTTTGGAAGAGTGCGGAAAAAGCCTCCGAAGCAGCACAGGCCATGGGCATAACCGCCGAGCGATTAAAAGAGCTGGGCTTTGTCGATGCGCTGATCAAAGAGCCATTAGGGGGCGCTCACCGCCACCCGCTCACAACGGCTGAGCGGGTTAAAGACGCTTTGTCAGCCAGTCTTGAGCGTTTACAAAGCTTTGATACCGATGCGCTGCTTGAGCGCCGCTACCAGCGTTTGATGAGTTATGGCGCCCCCGCTGCCTAAGCCACTGCTACGCTTGCTAAATGACGCCCTGGCGGAGACCCCGCCGGGGCGTACTGTTTGGGTAGCGCTTTCTGGCGGGCTGGATTCGTCGCTGCTGCTCACGTTAGCGGCCCACGTTTGCCAAGCTGCAGGGCGCCCGCTGCGTGCGATTCACATCAATCATGGGCTACAAGCAGCCGCTAGCGCCTTCGAAACACGCTGCCGGTTACTGTGTGATAACCTCAGTGTCCCGCTGACCGTCGCTCATGTGGTGGTGGATAGCCAAGGCAAGGGCGTTGAGGGTGCCGCGCGGCAGGCGCGTTACGGCGCCTTCAAACAGTCGATTCCCCACGGTGATACGCTTTGGTTAGCCCAGCATCAGGATGATCAGGCGGAGACTCTGCTGCTAGCGGCGCTGCGGGGCAGTGGTATCCGCGGTTTAGCGGGCATGCCTTATCGGCGATATTGGCAAGGATTAACCCTGCTGCGCCCCTGGTTAAGTATTAGTAGGCGCACGTTAGCGGAGACTGCTAAGGAGCTAGCGCTTGAGTGGTGTGAAGACCCCACCAACCTAGATGCCTCGTTAGACCGCAATCGTCTGCGCCACTACGTGATGCCGCAGCTCCAAGCGCGCTGGCCAAGCACTGCAAGCTCGCTGGCAAAAAGTGCTCAGCACGCCGGAGAAGCGGACCAGCTTCTGGAGGAATATGCGGCGGGCGAGTTGGCAAGTCTCTCTGTGGGAGACAGCTGCCTCAATGCTGCTGCGCTTAACCAGCGCAGTCCGCCCCGCCAGCGCTTGCTGGTGCGTACTTTCTGCCAACAGTTAGGTTTACCCACCCCGCCGCAAAAACGTTTGGAGAGCTTGCTGGCGCAGCTGGCGGTTTCCTCCGATGCCCAGGTGAAGGTGGTTTGGGAAGGTGTTGAGGCGCGGGTATGGCGTCAGCGGCTCTATCTTATGACCATCTTGCCACCGCTGCCTGACTGGGAAACGGTTTGGGATGGTCAGCCAGGACTTTCCACCCCCCTAGGCAAGCTGATGGTTTCAATACCGACGTCTCGCCCGTTGATGCTGCGTTGGCGCCAAGGCGGTGAGGTTATTGATCTTCCTGGCCGTGGCCGTCGGGATTTAAAACGGCTGCTACAAGAGAGCGAGCTGCCGCCCTGGGAGCGTCAGCGTCTAATCGTGGTGTTAGAGGGCGAGGCGTGCGTTGGCGTTATTCAGCCGCCTGACCAGGTTTTGTGGCAAGCGGCCGGGAGTCGCTTTGTGGCTACTCCAGTACGGTAAACGTAAACCCGGCGCCTGCCATATACGCCTGTTCCTGCTCCATATCAGTACTGAGCAGGGTGGGTTCATCGCTTGCAGGCAGCGTCAGAGTGAGCGCTGAGCCTTCTGCGCTAATGTCTGGTAGCGGCGGCGCGCTTTCTGGACGTGAGTGGTTAATCAGTACCGCCAAGCGCAGCAAGCGAGCAAGCTTGGCATAGCTTGCCTGTTGCGAGTCAGGGAGTGCTTGCCACTCTTTGAGTGGGAATTTGCGTCGGTGGGCGCGTACTAAAAACGCCAGTAATCGCTGTTCTGGGCGCGAAAAACCGGCGAGGTCAGAGTGTTCTAGTAGGTAAGCACCGTGGCGATGGAACTGACTGTGGGAAATAGCCAGGCCAATTTCATGCACATGGCTTGCCCACGCAAGATAATGTCCTTGAGGCTTTGTTAGCCCCCATGCTTGTTTTACGTTGGCAAAGAGTCGCATAGCGGTATCGGCGACGTTGTCGGCTTGCCGCGTATCTACATCGTAAACCCGTTTGAGCATTTCCAGCGTTTTAGAACGGGTGTCCTCAGCGCTGTTGCGTCCTGCCATATCGTATAACACGCCTTCACGGAGCGCGCCGTCGGCAAAGCGCATCTGGGTGAGGTCGAAAGCTTCAAATACAGCGCTTAAAATGGCCACGCCTGCCGGAAAGACTTTTGAACGATCAGGCTTTAAGCCATCCAGCTCAATTTTCTCCAGCTGCTTATATTTGAGCAGCCGCTCGCGGAGTTTCTTCAGCCCGCTACGGGTAATAACGCCTTCCTGCGTACTGTCGCCGTAAGCGAAGATAACGCTTGCCGCCGCTTTAATAGTGCCGCTGGACCCCACCGGGTCATCCCAGCCCAGGCGCTGGTAGGGGCGCTGTATATTGGCTAATTCCGACAGCGCCGCTAGCTCTGCGCGGCGCATGCGCTTTTCGCTTAGCTCACCGTCAGGGAAAAAGCGGCGGGTAAAGGTGACACAGCCCATGCGCAGGCTTTCCAGTGCTTTAGGCTCAAAGGACTCACCAATGATGAATTCGGTAGAGCCGCCGCCAATATCCACAATGAGTCTGCGGCCATTTTCCGCTAATGCGTGGGCGGCGCCTAAGTAAATCAAGCGAGCTTCTTCACGCCCGGCAATAATTTCGATGGCGTGGCCTAGCTGTGCCTCGGCGCGCTCGATAAAGGTTTGACTATTATAGGCATCGCGCAGCGCATTGGTGCCCACAATGCGCAAGTTGGCGCTCTCAATGTCTTTTAAAAAGGGCGCAAAGCGGCCTAAGCAGTCTAGCGCCCGCTGGATAGCGGCTTCGCTGAGATAACCTTGGTCATCTAGTCCGGCGGCTAACTGTACTTTTTCTCCTAGCCGGGCGACCACCTGCAAGCGTTCATTTTGGTAGTTCGCCACCAGCAGATGGAAGCTGTTTGAGCCTAGGTCGATGGCAGCCAAACGCTGCGGATCACCATGGTCAATGTCTTCCTTTATCGCAGTGCTAGGGAGTGAAATGTCCTTGGGCATGAGCTATCCTTCGTGTTGGCTATGCCAAGGTTGCGGCGCCCTATGACGATTGTCAATTGCCAAAGGCTTGCGTTTATCGCAGCCCTTGACTACCATCGAGCTACTGGCTTGATCCGAGCTAGCTTGTTAGCTTATTTAACACTTGTAGTAACCTAACAAGCACAGTAACTCGGTTATTCCAAGCAGTACGTACCTAGATGGCATCAGCCAGATGTCAAAGTCGTCAGATAACCCGCTGAAACAGCATTTTCTTTGCCGATCAGATTAACTAGTTTATTAGCACCCTCTCGCTAAGCAGTCATTGATGCCCTCATCTCTTATCCGGTATCTGATTTTTGACTGCCCAGCTTTCAGTATTCGAGCGTGTGCCTAGATGGGTTCTGAACGCATCACTCGGCGGAATAACCACGCCTCCTGTCTTATTCCCGGCGCTTGGCGCCCAGCTTTCATGAGCAACTTTCTAACACACCGATGAATCTCACTGAACTCAAGCAAAAACCCGTTCCCGAGCTGCTCGATATCGCCCGCGACATGGGGATCGACAACTTAGCCCGCTCGCGCAAGCAGGACATCATTTTCGCCATCCTCAAGAAGCACGCTAAAAGCGGTGAGGATATTTATGGCGATGGTGTGCTGGAAATCCTCCAGGATGGTTTTGGCTTCCTGCGCAGCGCCGACAGCTCCTACCTCGCCGGTCCGGACGATATCTACGTATCGCCGTCACAGATTCGTCGTTTCAATCTGCGTAAAGGCGACTCCATTTCCGGCAAAATTCGTCCGCCAAAAGAAGGTGAGCGCTACTTTGCGCTGCTCAAAGTTAGCCAGATTAACTTTGATCGTCCTGAAAACGCCAAGCATAAGATTCTCTTTGAGAACTTAACGCCGCTGTTTCCAGACGACCGCATGCGTATGGAAATCGGCAATGGCTCAACCGAAGACCTTACCGCTCGGATCATCGATCTGACTGCGCCGATCGGTAAAGGCCAACGTGGCCTGCTGGTGTCGCCGCCGAAAGCGGGTAAGACACTGATGCTGCAGAACATCGCGACATCGATTACGCGCAACAACCCAGAGTGTCATCTGATTGTCCTGCTGATCGATGAGCGCCCTGAGGAAGTGACCGAGATGTCGCGCACCGTGCGCGGTGAAGTCGTTGCCTCTACGTTTGATGAGCCACCGGCCCGCCACGTGCAGGTGGCCGAAATGGTCATCGAAAAGGCCAAGCGTCTGGTTGAGCACAAAAAGGACGTGGTGATTCTGCTTGATTCCATCACACGTTTGGCCCGTGCATACAACACTGTGGTACCTAGCTCCGGCAAAGTACTGACCGGTGGTGTAGATGCCCACGCGCTTGAGAAACCAAAGCGCTTCTTCGGTGCGGCGCGTAATATCGAAGAGGGCGGCAGCCTGACGATTATTGCCACTGCGCTTGTTGATACCGGTTCGAAAATGGACGAGGTCATCTTCGAGGAGTTCAAGGGTACCGGCAACATGGAAGCGCACCTTGACCGCAAGCTGGCGGAGAAGCGCGTATTCCCGGCGATCAACATTCGTCGCAGCGGCACACGCCGTGAAGACCTGCTGGCCTCTGAAGATGAGATGCAGCGCATGTGGATTCTGCGCAAGCTGCTCAACCCTATGGAAGACACAGCAGCAACAGAGTTCTTAATCGATCGTCTGAAAGATACCAAGACGAATCTGGAGTTCTTTGAAGCGATGAAGCGCCGTTAGGTGCGGCATTACGTTCAGGCACTAGCAGCTTAACGCCTGACAGCCAGGGCAAGTACCTTGAGGAGAGAGCCTTGAAGTACCACGACTTGCGCGATTTTATTGCGGCGCTTGAAGCGCAGGGTGAACTTAAGCGAATTAGCGCTGAGGTTGACCCTTACCTGGAAATTACTGAAATCTGCGACCGCACGCTGCGTGCCGGTGGCCCCGCACTGTTATTTGAGAATGTGAAGGGCCACGATATGCCGCTGTTAGGCAACCTGTTTGGTACGCCTAAACGGGTGGCGCTGGGGATGGGGCAGGATTCAGTAGAAGCGCTGCGTGAAGTGGGCAAACTGCTGGCGTTCCTAAAAGAGCCAGATCCGCCTAAAGGTTTGAAAGATGCCTGGGACAAGCTGCCGATCTTCAAACAAGTGCTAAGCATGGGGCCAAAGAGTGTTAAGCGTGCGCCTGTCCAGGATGTCGTGTATGAAGACGATGAGGTGGATCTCGGTCGCTTACCCATTCAGCACTGCTGGCCTGGCGATGCAGCACCGCTCGTTACTTGGCCGCTGGTGATCACCAAAGGTCCGCATAAAAAGCGTCAAAACTTGGGGATTTACCGCCAGCAGAAAATCGCCAAAAACCGCCTGATTATGCGTTGGCTATCCCATCGCGGTGGTGCCCTGGATTTTCTTGAGTTTCAAAAAGCCCATCCTGGCGAGCCGTTTCCGGTCGCCGTCGCGTTAGGTGCTGACCCGGCCACGATTTTGGGTGCCGTGACTCCCGTGCCCGATTCGCTCTCTGAATATGCCTTTGCCGGGCTACTGCGCGGCTCACGCACTGAACTGGTGAAATGTGGCCACGCGGACCTTGAAGTGCCAGCCTCTGCTGAGATTATTCTTGAAGGGTTTATTTACCCGGATGATATGGCACCAGAAGGACCGTTTGGCGATCATACCGGTTATTACAATGAGGTCGATCACTTCCCAGTGTTCACCGTGACGCGGATGACCATGCGCCGCGACGCTATTTATCACTCAACCTATACCGGCCGCCCACCCGACGAGCCTGCCATTCTAGGCGTTGCGCTTAACGAAGTGTTTGTGCCCATTCTGTGTAAGCAGTTTCCCGAAATTGTCGACTTCTACCTGCCGCCAGAAGGGTGCTCTTACCGTATGGCCGTGGTGACGATGAAAAAGCAGTACCCCGGGCATGCCAAGCGCGTGATGATGGGCGTTTGGAGCTTCTTACGTCAGTTTATGTACACCAAGTTTGTCATTGTGCTGGACGACGACGTGGATGCGCGTAACTGGGAAGATGTCATGTGGGCGATCACCACCCGGATGGACCCGGCTCGGGATACGGTCATGGTGGAAAACACCCCCATCGACTATCTCGATTTTGCGTCGCCTGTCTCGGGGCTAGGGTCCAAGATGGGGCTGGATGCGACCAATAAATGGCCTGGCGAAACCGACCGCGAATGGGGCACGCCGATTGTGATGGATGAAGCGGTGAAAACGCGGGTCGACGCGCGTTGGGATGAGTTGGGCATCGATATTCCGTTACCCGCATCTCGCCACAGCTAGTTCGGTGTCGCGGGCCAAACGACTTTCCACAAAGAGGCTTTAATGAGCGCAACGACGTTAACGTGCAAAACGCTAACCTGCCAAGTCACCGCCGTTGAGGATTTAAATCCTGACGTATTTGGAGTGACCGTTGAAGGGCGCGCTGAAGCCATGCAGCATGCACCAGGGCAGTATCTAGAGCTCAAGCTAGACGACGAAACGTGGGTGCCGTTTTCCATTGCCAGCGCCGACCGACGTGATGGCACCATTGAATTACATATTCAGCACTGGCCAGAACGCGATAATTCAGCGCGCTTGCGTGACCTGCTGCAAGTGGCCAACCAGCTAACAGTACGGCTGCCCAACGGCGAGTGTGTGTTGAGTTCGGAGGGTGAGCGCCCGCTGCTGCTGATTGCTGCTGGCACCGGTTTTGCTCAAATGAAAGCCATTATGGAAGCCGCCCTGCAGAGCCAGCCCGAGCGGCCTATCTCACTTTGGTGGGCAGCGCGTGAGCATCGCGATCTTTATGCTGAAAGCTTAGCGACTCAATGGGCGCAGCAACACGACAATGTGTCCTTTCAAGCAGTGACGGAATTTCCGCTAACTGAACCCCTCGCGCAGGGCGAGCGTATTTTTCATCATCAGGGCCGCGTAGATTTAGTGTTGGAGAGCGAGCTTGCCAATACGCCCATTACGCCCAGCGACTGTGATATTTACCTGTCGGGCTCGCCGGGCATGGTATACGCCTGTGTTGATGTGCTGGAGCGCCTTGGGGTCAGCAGTGAGCGAATGTTTTCAGATGTATTTGCCTACGCTCCGCGGCCTCAATAAAATGACCCACCACCCTACGCTATCTCTGTCTCGGTAAATTTCTACCTTAATAAATGGAGGCTTTATGGCCGATCATGACGACAACTTTAAAGATGAATCTGGTTTGCTTGCCATTGTGCTGGGCGTTGTAGTGCTGGTGAGTATGAGCGCACTACCTGCAACGATTGGCTGGGTACAAGCATTTAGCGGCTGATAGTTGCCATTTTGCGCATATGCAGGCAGGATTAAGCACTAGCCCTTTTGGCGAACTCATTAAACGAGAACACTGTTATGTATAACGCACCTTCTACACAGCGCCTTGCCGCCAAGCCGGAAACGGCCGTTAGCGCATATCCCGCTGTGCGTGTAAGTGCGTTTGCATTTGCTTATGCAGGTTATTGGTTTAGCCACGGTGTGCCCATGGCCGACCAGTAACGTCGCGCCAACAGGCACACCACCTTGGTTGCCTGCCGCATGCAAAGAAGCCTCGGTTGGTAACCCAACTGAGGCTTCTTTGGTTTCAAGCCTCTCAAAACGTCTACAGAACATTCATCAAGGAGCTGCACCATGTCTTACCGCGCACACGCTATCGCCCCTTCCATCGCCCTTTGCTATCTCGGCTATGGCTATGGCTGGCGATTTAGCGGCGCGCGGTCGGTGCAAGCTGCCACCTCCGACCGTGCCTGCTTGGGTGGCCCATTAGTCACAGGTAGTCATACGCGATGTCATACGCTTTCGGAGAGATAAACATGAATGCCCATGCCAGCCCTTTAAAGTCACCGCTGTCGCCATTAACAAATTCGCCGGTGGGGTCTTCCCAGCCACTGCCGCTGCCTACAGAGCTTCGCCGCCGTATAGGCGTTAGTGCGCCACTCAGTGAGCAAATTAACCAACAGCGCCTCGCCGTTCAGCGTGTACTGAATGGTCAAGACAATCGCCTCCTGGTTGTAGTGGGCCCGTGCTCTGTACATGATCCCGATGCAGCCCTTGAGTACGCCGACAGGTTAGCAGCACTGAGCGATGACATCAGTGAGCATATTCTGCCGGTCATGCGTGTTTATGTGGAAAAACCCCGTACCACTGTGGGATGGAAAGGGCTCGCTTATGACCCGGACTTAGACGGTAGCGGCGACATGTCGCGGGGTCTCGCACTCTCTCGAGAGTTAATGCACGCCGTCGCAGCACGGGGCCTGCCGGTGGCCACCGAGCTTTTGCAGCCTATGCTGGCACCTTACCTGGATGACCTGCTGAGCTGGGTCGCTATCGGAGCGCGAACGACCGAATCCCAGCTGCACCGAGAGCTGGCCAGCGATTTAAGCGCTGCCGTGGGGTTCAAAAATGCGACAAGCGGTGATGTGCAGGTAGCGATTGATGCCATGCAGGCAGCGGCCCACTCCCACCAGCGGTTTGCGATTGATAGCGAAGGTCGTCCAGTGATGCAGGAGACGGCTGGCAACCCTCATACTCACCTTGTACTGCGTGGCGGCCACGGCGAGCCGAATTACCAGGCCCACCATGTGCGCTCATCGGTCAATACCCTACAAAAAGCCGGTCAAAACCCGCGCTTGATGGTGGACTGCAGCCATGCCAATGCGCGTAAGGATCATCGCCGCCAAAGCGAGGTAATGCTGGATGTGCTTGCCCAGCGCAACGCGGGCGATGCCAACGTCGTCGCGTTGATGCTCGAAAGCTATCTACACGAAGGTAAACAGGCGCTTAAACCCAACAGTATGCGCTACGGGGTGTCGGTAACTGATGCCTGCGTGAGCTGGGAGACGACGGAGCGGCTGCTAAAAACCGCCGCTGAGCGAATGCGTTAGGCCGCGTTATTTGAGCATACGTGCTCACCATCCTCGATCGCCTCTTGTTTGCCCTGGCCAGCTCCGTATCATAAGAAGCTTCTATTGATAATGAGGTTGGCCATGGCTTTCACCCTTGAGCAGCACAGTCCCGATGCTTACCGTCGCAAAGCGCGTATGATCAGTATCGCGATGGCGGGTCAGCTAGTCGTGTTTGGTCTGCTGTTTTCGATGCTATTAGCCGCCACCTTTGGCGGCAGTTTCTGGATGAATGCCCTTGGCGTATTGCTCGGGTTGCTAGCCACTAGCGCGATGTTCGCGGTACTGCGTGACCGGCCCTGGATGACAGAAATGCGCTACGTCTGGCAGCTCAAACATCATCTTTCGCATATTAGTGGCTACCTAAAGCCCCTGCGTAAAGGGGTAGAGGAGAATAATCGTGTAGCGCTGGATATCGTGACTTTTTACCACCAGGGCATGACGCAGCTCGCTGAGTTAAATGGTCGTACTACCGACGATGATGCCGAGCGGCTGGCTGAAAAGATGCAGATAAAAATCAAGCGTGAAGAGTTAGGCCTGCCAGAGCAGGTTAATCGCTTTGACCCACAGGATTTGAGTGCTTTTAAACGCCGCTAGACGCTTGTTTAATGCCGTTAGGGTTATCCAACAGGGAGCATTGAGTCATGATCCACGCAAGAAAATCGCTCGTCGCCATGGCAATTATGACCACAACACTGGCTATCGCTGGCTGTGCCACGTCTACAACGGCGCCAAGTGAGTCTGCCAACATGACGGTAAACAGCAGTGCGCCTTTGCTGCCTGCCGCTCTATTCCCTGGTAGCGCCGAGAGGTTTGATGCCTGGGAGTGTCAACCTGCCAACCAGAACCTAGTAACCGCAGTGAACGATGACAATCTGCGTCTCTGGTCACTGCACGGCGCCTGGCGTTTACCTCAAGCCATTGTTGCCAGCGGTGCGCGCTACCAAGATGGTGTTATTAGTTTCTGGAACCGTGGCGATCAGGCGCAGGTAGAAACTCCACGCGGCCAGCTACAGTGCCAGCAAGGCTTAGCGCGCGAGGCGTCAACCCGTGCGGGTCACCCCGGCGTCATGTTTTTGGGGCGTGGTAATGAGCCAGGCTGGTCGATTGAGCTGGCCCATGACGAACCGGTAATGACCTGGACAACGGCTTACGGTACTGAAACGCACACCTTGCCCTATATGGTGAGCGTGATGGATAACGACGCGGGCCGTGTTGTGATTGAGAACGCCAATGCAGAGCGCTTTTTCCGCGTGCGTATCGAAGCTGGCGCCTGTTTTGATGACATGAAAGGCCAGCCTTATCCTGCCCGTGTGACACTGACGATAGATGGCCAGCAGTACAACGGCTGCGGCCAGGGCATCGCTCCGTAATCAATCGCTAACATTTTAGCAGTGGTAAAGGAAAGGAGCTGCGCGCCATTGAGGCTCAATAAAATCGCTAGCGCATAACGCCGTCACATTGCCTGTTGCTCTAGCCGCGAGCCTAGAAAGTGTTGTGAGCTGGAGCCCGCGTGAGGTGTCTAGCTCCTCGCTGATGTCGACGGGGCGCCAAAGCTCCCCATCCCGTGTTGCCAGGGTAAAACTGAAAGGGTGAAAACCCGGAAAACCGAGACGAATATCCGTCGCAACTAAGGTTTCCTGATTATCAATCCACTGCGTGTCATAACGTAGAAAGGGGCCAGTAAACCATGCTAACCGCTGTCCAAGCGGCCCTGCGAGCGCGCTCTTCTCAAGTGCGACATTACGCTTTATAGGCTCAAGCGTAGGGGAGCGCTGGCCATCAAAGACGCTGATTAGACTCTCAAAATAGCGATCGTCGTCAATCACGGTGGCACGCCACAAAGCAATATTAAACGGTGTTGGTTGAACCAATACGGGCGCCTCTTGCAAACCAGCGTCGGCTAATGCAGGCGCTA from Halomonas sp. 7T harbors:
- the dnaE gene encoding DNA polymerase III subunit alpha: MTVPFVHLRLHSEYSLVDGLVKLKSLVSTTAERGMPALALTDEANLFGLVKFYKAAQGAALKPIIGSDLWLHNPHDDAHPYRITLLAMDSVGYRNLTELISKGWSDGQRQGRAILDKQWVLDQSEGLIALSGGREGEIGRHLLSEHEREARLLLKEWQRAFPDRFYLELIRTGRPLEEECVHASVQLAIESNTPVVATNDVRFLEREDFWAHETRVAIGEGKALDDPRRERRYTEEQYLKSPEEMAALFADIPEALENSVMIAERCSVDVRLGEIFLPEFEIPEGMTQDEFFRKVSHDGLTERLDFLFPAEQYPRDSDAYREIDQRYRDRLEFELNVIIQMGFPGYFLIVMDFIQWAKDNDVPVGPGRGSGAGSLVAYAQKITDLDPIGYDLLFERFLNPERVSMPDFDVDFCMEKRDKVIEYVADRYGRNAVSQIVTFGTMAAKAVVRDVARAQGRPYSLGDKLSKLIPFEVGMTLAKAIEQEPALKEFIEKDEEAEEIWEMALKLEGTTRGTGKHAGGVVIAPTKLTDFSPLLCDEDGSGLVVQFDKNDIEEAGLVKFDFLGLRTLTIIDWALKMVDKVRGVNGQEPLNIDAIPLDDGKTFEMLKRAETTAVFQLESRGMKELIKRLLPDSLDDMIALVALFRPGPLQSGMVDDFINRKHGRAEVSYPHPDYQHELLKPVLSPTYGIILYQEQVMQIAQVMAGYSLGQADMLRRAMGKKKPEEMAKQRAGFMEGCAANGIDKDLAGNIFDLVEKFAGYGFNKSHSAAYALVSYQTAWLKAHYPGPFMAAVMSTEMDNLDKVVPLIEECRNLKLTVTPPDVNVGGYRFTVDTEGRVVYGLGAIRGVGEGPIGAIVEARNADGPFKDLFDFCRRLDPKRMNKRTLEALIRSGALDTLGPNRAVLAAAMEDALKAAAQNHANQNLGMMDMFGEAFTEAEEPVDPYAEYRHVREWTDRERLSGEKDTLGLYLTGHPIDEYERELKRFVSTRISDLKPSREPQRVAGLVVAMRTMKSKRGDTMAFITLDDRTGRIEASLFGELFEQLRGQIESDQVVIVEGEVSNDDFSGGLRLRGKDVTPMVTARIRYGQAVELAVDAGQINGRLVESLRESLTPYRDETGLPVRLQYRHPEAVAWLELADEWKVSPSDDLLLALRDVQGQAGVQLRYR
- the tilS gene encoding tRNA lysidine(34) synthetase TilS, coding for MAPPLPKPLLRLLNDALAETPPGRTVWVALSGGLDSSLLLTLAAHVCQAAGRPLRAIHINHGLQAAASAFETRCRLLCDNLSVPLTVAHVVVDSQGKGVEGAARQARYGAFKQSIPHGDTLWLAQHQDDQAETLLLAALRGSGIRGLAGMPYRRYWQGLTLLRPWLSISRRTLAETAKELALEWCEDPTNLDASLDRNRLRHYVMPQLQARWPSTASSLAKSAQHAGEADQLLEEYAAGELASLSVGDSCLNAAALNQRSPPRQRLLVRTFCQQLGLPTPPQKRLESLLAQLAVSSDAQVKVVWEGVEARVWRQRLYLMTILPPLPDWETVWDGQPGLSTPLGKLMVSIPTSRPLMLRWRQGGEVIDLPGRGRRDLKRLLQESELPPWERQRLIVVLEGEACVGVIQPPDQVLWQAAGSRFVATPVR
- the accA gene encoding acetyl-CoA carboxylase carboxyl transferase subunit alpha produces the protein MNPNYLDFEQPIAELQAKIEELRLVSSDSQVNLSDEIARLEEKSRKLTESIFKDLTPWQVSQISRHPQRPYTLDYLEHIFTDFDELHGDRNFADDAALVGGIARLNDAPVMVIGHQKGRDVKEKVRRNFGMPRPEGYRKACRLMEMAERFKMPILTFIDTPGAYPGIDAEERGQSEAIAYNLAVMSRLKTPIISTVVGEGGSGGALAIGVCDELHMLQYSTYSVISPEGCASILWKSAEKASEAAQAMGITAERLKELGFVDALIKEPLGGAHRHPLTTAERVKDALSASLERLQSFDTDALLERRYQRLMSYGAPAA